The Cervus canadensis isolate Bull #8, Minnesota chromosome X, ASM1932006v1, whole genome shotgun sequence genome contains the following window.
TCACAATGTGACGTTGATAGCTCCCCTCAAGATGGTGGCATCCATGTTCCTTGCCTTTGAGCTTGGGTGGACTTCTGTAACTGCCTCAGCCAAATAAAATGTGGTGAAAGTGATGCCGTATGACTTCTGAAGCTGGGTCACGAAAGGTAACAGCTTTTGCCTGGCACCCTCTCTCACATGCTCTcgctctcactctctctctccccttgccCTGGAAATGCAGTGCTGTGTTGTGAGGAAGCCCAGTCAATATGAAGAGATTAGTGTGGCTGTTCTAGCTGACAACCACAGACAGGCTCCTAGCCAACAGCTACAAGCACACATGTGAGTAAAAAGAGCCTTACGATGACACTAGCCTTGACTGAAAGGGTCTTCCAACTGAAGCCCCAGACATCATGGAACAGAGACAAACTATACCCTCTGGTGCCCTCTCTGAAAAAGAAGCCAAGAAGGtaataaattattttgcattgttttaagccactaagtatAGGGGTAGCTTGTTATGTGGCAGTAGATAACGAATGCAAAGTGTTTTACAAGAAGTTACCTCTGGGTGTGATTGTAGATGACAAAATCCTGGACATTGAGCTGAGGCTATAATTGGATGAAATATCTGAGGTCTTAGGAGAGGTAAGTATATTTTGCCTGTAGGAGGAACACAAATCACAGGTACCAGAGAGAGGACAGTGCTGTATTGTCATATTAATCACCAACAATGGTTAATCCTCTGCTGTATTGACCACCGGCTTGactgtgtgacttgctttggccgaGATGATGAAAGCAAAATCTTGAAACTAGTGGCACTTTGGGGTTTGCCCTTTCTTACTGCTGGGGAATCTAAGACCACCATGTGAAGCAGCATAGCCTTAGCTCCTAGAGGATTAAAAAACTCATGGAGTGAGAGCCCAATTATACAAGTCATTCCAGTTGAGGCCCCAGAATTAGCCAGGCAAAGACAGGGCACAGTCATGCAAGGCAGAGGCACAGAGTCACAAACGGGCTGGTTGTGTGCTGTTCTATATTTCTGTAAGGTCAGGTTTGAGAGGTAGTATTGCAATAGGGTCTTGTAGAGCTAGATAGGGACCAGGTCACAAAAAtgttttatgctttgttttcataCTTTCTTCCTTAGGATCATTAGGGGTTTTAAGTAAGGGAGAGACATGATCAGTTAGCAATTTAGAAAGATAATTTTGGTGGCAGAACGAAAGATGGGTGAAACGTGGGAGATATTCAGAGGTTGTGATAATGGTGTGGTCAAGAAGTGATGAGTGGCCTAATTGGAGCAGTGGTAGAAAAAGTGGCAAGGAGAGGAAAAATATGGGAAATATTTAGGAGGTAAATACACTAGGGCTTAAGGATGGATTGAATGTCAAGATCGTGGAGGAAAGGGAGGCATCTAGGAGCATTCTCTGGTGTCTGGCTTCAGTAGAACTGGTACCAGTCACTGAGAGGAGATATAGGAAGCATAATAAGGCCTTTCCTAGTTCTGTCCTAGTGAGGGGGGGCTGGGTTGAGTCTTGAGTATGTCAGTTTCAGTTGTCTGTCCGACATCCATATAGAGATGTTTGGCTGGCAGTAGTGTATATAACCAGGCTAGAGTTTTAAATGCAGGAGTTGTAGtcatatatgtgaaaataaaacaagaacacATACAGTGTATTGATTAAGAGTATAGCTTTTGGGTTAATTTAACTTGGATTCAAATCTCAGCTTCATCACATATTAACCACAGTCATTGAGAAAAATGTCTTCATCTACAGAGACGGAGTAAATATCAacaaggttgttgtgaggattaaacgagGCAAGATTTAGCATAGAatctaaaattaataaattctcAATAAGTGGTAGATATTGTTACTAAATGACCAAGAAATAACAAAGAAGTAGACCAAAACCATGGAGACAAGAAGTGGCCGAAgggcacttgaaaagatgctcaacatcactaatcatcagagaaatgcaaagcaaaagtacaataagatatcaccccACATCCATTAGGAGAGCTAGtataagaaggaaagagagagagagagaaaaggagggagggaaagagggaggaaagaagagaagaaggaaggaaggaaataacaagtgttggcaacaatgtggagaaattgaaactctTGTGTACTGTTGGGGGGATTGTAAAATAGAAtaaccaccatggaaaacagtaaagatcctcaagaaatttaaaatacaatcaccatatgatccagcaaccccacttctagGTGTATATCCAAAATTTTTGAAATAGGGTCTCAAAAAGACATTTGCACATCCATGTTCATAGgagtactattcacaataggttgtctgaggaggccttacaaatagctgagaaaagaagagaagcaaaaggcaaaggagaaaaggaaagatatacccatctgaaggcagagttccaacaaatagcaaggagagaaaagaaagcctttctaagtgatcaatgcaaagaaatagaggaaaacaatagactgggaaagactagagatctctccaagaaaattaaagataccaaaggaacatttcaagcaaagatggacacaataaaggacagaaacagtacggacctgacagaagcagaagatattaagaagaggcggcaagaatacacagaagaactgtacaaaaatgatcttcatgactgagataaccacaatggtgtggtcactcacctagagccagacatcatggagtccaaagtcaagtgggtcttacaaaacatcactacaaagctagtggaggtgatggaattccagctgagctatttcaagtcctaaaagatgatgctgtgctgGGAGCCAACACATGAGACCCTACCCCTAAAAAGGCCATAGGGGataaaacctgacaggcaaggcggatcaggtttacaggggttttcgaaaaggccagctcacgagatcccacccatgacaaggtcatgaggagaaagcctgacaggcaaggcagatcaggttttcagggatttcgaaaagctgcccccagcgctcaccttaaagatgatatctgtctttctgatgcctgcctcaatggactactccctaatttctgtgacacaggcagaaggccttccccgatctcttcccaaataagaatcaatttagaactttaatcaataagtttcccaggtggtggtattttatgagattattcagggtgaaaggagtgttttaatttaaactcctttgctggtagtttgttagtcaaatgcatttatgcccttggtactaatatgcatgattgcttataatatcctaatcataaaatagcataaagaacctgattatataaaagccctaatagatatagagcccttttaaggggtaaaggagtcctattagaaaacataagaaaaaatattctataggtggttattgggttgtgatttgcttgctgtgtttttgcttactgtatttttgcctttaatgtgctaaggttgtgttatagaaaccactGTTAATATAGTTTAAGATCTAGAGATATAaggacttagccctagtgtggtaacaatgagatggttgttaattgtcagtcaggagtgctaggcagaagctgcctcaccaaagtcgcagagtcagtatggggtaaacttcttagataaatgcaactgacaacttttgcagaaagattgatttttgtattaacaagaatataattctactctgtactatttccctatgacactgttacctttcagttaaggtcaccataaaaacggaaaataggtttacaatcacctgacctgcataaaatgctaatagccccaaggccagaagatcatgtgctaagaattactatagaattagaaagcaaaaaaaaaaaccggttgtcaaaaagtaaaacacagacttggccctatcaaggctggtctcatgtgtcttctctctctctcgcctatgccgttcatcctgagggtaccccctggatcctgccgaggctggaccccggcaatgctgtgaaagtgctacacccaatatgccagcaaatttggaaaactcagcagtggccacaggtctggaaaaggtcagttttcattccaatcccaaagaaaggcaatgccaaagaatactcaaactactgcacaattacactcatctcacacattagcaatgtaatgctcaaattctccaagccaggcttcaacagtatgtgaaccgacatgtaccccaatgttcatcgcagcactgtttacaatacctaggacatggaagcaacctagatgcccatcggcagaataatggataagaaagctatggtatgtatacacaatggaatattactcagctattaaaaagagtgcatttgaatcagttctaatgaggtggatgaaactggagactattatacagagtgaagtaagtcagaaagaaaaacaccaatatagtatattaatgcatgtatatggaatttagaaagatggtaacaatgaccctatatgtgagacagcaaaagagacacagatgtaaagaacagacttttagactttgtgggagaaggcgagggtgggatgatttgagagaatagcattgaaatatgtatattaccatatgtgaaatagatcgccagtctaggttctatgcatgagacagggtgctcagggctggtgcactgggatgaccctgagggatgggatggggcgggaggtgggagggggttcagtatggggaacacatgtacacccatggttaattcatgtcaatgtatggcaaaaaccactacaatattgtaaagtaattagcctccaattaaaataaattaatgaattttttaaaaaaagaaacactaaaaaaaaaaaaaaaaacggtgtatgaaccgagaacttccagatgttcaagctggattagaaaaggcagaggaaccagagatcaaattgccaacatccactggatcatagaaaaagcaagagagttccagaaaaacatctacttctgctttattgacgatgtcaaagcctttgactgtgtggatcacaacaaactgtggaacattcttcaagagatgggaataccagaccatcttacctgcctcctgagaaatctgcatgcaggtcaagaagcaacagttagaactggacatggaacaacagactggtttcaaatcaggaaagaagtacaaggctgtatattgtcaccctgcttatttaacttaaatgcagagtacattatgtgaaatactgggctggatgaagctcaggctagaatcaagattgccaggtgaaatatcaataacctcagatatgcagatgacaccaccattatggcagaaagtgaacaggaactgaagagcctcttgatgaaagtgaaagaggaaagtgaaaaagttgacttaaagctcaacattcaaaaaactaagatcatggcatccagtaccatcacttcatggcaaatagatggggaaacaatggaaacagtgacagactttattttcttgtgctccaaaatcactgcagatggtgactgcagccatgaaattaaaagacacttactccttggaagaaaagctatgaccaacctaaacagcatattaaaaagaaaagacattactttgtcaacaaaggtccatctagtcaaagctatggtttttccagtagtcatgtatggatatgagttggactatgaagaaagctgagtgctgaaaaattgatgcttttgaactatgatgttggagactcttgagagtcccttggactgcaaggagatccaaccagttcatcctgaaggagatcagtcctgggtgttcattggaaggactgatgctgaagccgaaactccaatactttggccacctcatgcaaagagttgactcattggaaaagaccctgatgctgggagggattgggggcaggaggagaagggccgacagaggatgagatggctggatggcatcaccgactcgatgggcatgagtttgagtaaactccgggagttggtgatggacagggaggcctggcgtgctgcaattcatggggtcgcaaagagttggacacgactgagtgactgaactgacctgaactgaacccAGAGACAAgagctttcctagtggctcagtggtaaagaatccgcctgccaatgcaggagatgtgagttcgatccctgagttgtgaagatcccctggagaaggaaatggcagcccacgccagtgttcctgcctgggaaattccacagacagaggagcctggtgggctatggtcaaaagagtaggacacgatttagcaaataaacaagAACAATACACTGACAAAGACTGATACATTCTGGTTTAATTTAAATTAGGGCTATTGATTTCAGGTTGAAAGGTAATCTCAACTGTGGTCCTCCTACACCAAGTCTTTTGGACCACTTCCCCATCTCGCTTGGCCCTTGAGGCTTGTGTCCTGCGCATGCGCCGGAAGTCCCAGGTGGCAGCTAGAGAGGTCACAAGGCCCCATCCCCTCACTTGAGGGCGACGCCCTTTGGGGAGGCGCCCTTTTAGGACGTCAGCGCTGCTGCGTGGAACCCAGCATTGTGAGGGGCGCGGCCTGGAGGAGGTGTTACCCTCGTGACCACTGTCTAGGTTGCCCAGACTAGATGCGGGCGTAGAGCTGGAAAGGTGTGCGCGCAGAGAAGAAACCGAGACGGCTTGTGGCACCCCAGCCCCCGGCTCCCTGGGGGCTGATGGGTGGCCATGGACCTGTATCTCAATAACTCCTACAAGGCTGCTCAGGCCGCCGCCTCTAAGGCGGCCGCCAGCAGCCTAACTGCCGAGAGGGAACGGTGTGACTCTGTGAGTGGGGGCTAGTCGGTCATCCTCCTCCTGTTTCTGGCTCCAGGGCTGGGTTTTGGGAGGGAAAGAGGGCAGGCAGACGAAAGACTACAGGGGAGGACTCAGCAGAGGCGGGTGGGTCCTTGAAGCTAGGTTTCCGGCTCCCAGACCTTCTGCAGTGACTAGAGCTCCCTCTGGCCGAGATTAGCTTTGAATGGAGCTCAGAGATTGGGTTGGTAACAGGGGTAAGCTGGGAGGCCTTCGGGTTATCAACAGGGCGGTTTCTTTCAACCCTGAGTGTGTGTCTTTGGTTTATTTGGAGGTATTAGCCCATTGAAGTTTAAGTAGATTGGTCTAAACTAAAATAACAGTActagaaacaaaaaacaaggttTCCACTTTATATCTGACAGGACTCGCAAAAAGACCCCACTCCAGAGGTCGGAGCCGCTAATCTATTGGATCTTCCTCTTGGGGTCAAACTTCCCGTTATTCCAGGAAGTAATAATGTATTCTATACTACAAATTTAAGTGAAAAGGtaaactaactttttttttttgaaaaggtaaactaACTTTTAATGGTGCTTAAGTGATTTTATTGACTGTTTTCTGCTTGCTATTAAACATGAAACACTGCTATTATTTTGCTTTGAGTCAACTTCAGTTTCACACACCAAGTGAAGTTAAAATGAGTTGACATATTCAGTGTCTGAACCTCACTTTAATGATAGAAGGCCTCGTGATAGGCCTCCACCACCCAGTTCAGCCTTATCTCCAACCCAGACCTCAGCTGTGAAAGGTCTGGGTCTTTTCTCCCTGTCCACacatagtatgataatttctactTCTGTGCCTTTGTCCATCTGGGTCCTGAAACCTGGCAcgctctcctctccttcctgacCTTCAACTGGAGCCATCTTTCAAGAGCTACTATATGAAGCCTTTCCCCAGTGTCCCAAACCCCAGCCGTTTCATCTTTCCTTAGAATTTACATTGCCCTTGATCTGCATTCTCTCACTCAGCACTAAAGTACTGTTTCTGGTTCAGAGTGCTGCATGCACTGTTTAAGTCCTCTGCCTAAcactccccaccctgcccttAGCTTTAGGCCAAGCCTGGAGGGGGTTCGGAACTCTCTGAGtcccagagttccctgtgtgCTTTGATCACAATAGCAAAAGGTTCTAAAGGAGTGACTATGACATCCTTACCATTCTCCTCTCTATGGTGTCATCAAGGGTGCATAGGGGGCCCCCTGGTATTTCTGATACTTGtcaaatatatatgattttttttaagttttattgctGGAAAGCagtataatttctattttcaaaaccAATACATTCTACCCCTTCCCACAAATTAGCATTCCTAAAACATACTCAAAGCCTATTTGACTACAAGGGATAACACTCCTTTTCAGTTTGTAAATATAGCTCTCTTCATTGGTTTCTTTCTCCACTATCTTCTATTTCCCATATTTACATTGTGTTACTCTTTTATTCACTTGTTAGCtacttatttcctcattttttccccatactTATACTGATTTGCTCTACACTTTATTATATTGATTCCCCCcaaatacatgtatttaattATGATCAGGTACTATATTCAACTACCCTAAATACTAACTTAGTGGGatccttctttatcttttaacAATATCTCCTCAAGGAAGTAACATTATATTTTGCACatttagttggttttttttttaactctaccCTTGACCACCTTGTAAGGTGAAGCTATGACAGGTAGATGGTAGCAGAGTTTAGACTAGAACCACAGTCTCCCAATTTCTTCACCTGACCTTGCTGCTTCGTGAACTACAAATCATTTTAGCAGAGTACCACGGAAACAGAATTTAAAGGTCTTTCATGTTGATTTAAATGCAAGTGGAAGGAAAATTATAGTATTCTACTGTCTTCTTTTCAGATCAGCCCACTGTCAGTATTCTCTCACTTCAGATTCTTcttgcatgttttattttcaatgaaCAGCCTAATCACCTTAACAAATTGAGGTTTAACAgtgtgatttcattcattttacataTGTAACACTTTTCAATCTATGTGTTTGCAGCTTTATCAACCTTCTTATGACTTTAACCTGTCTGATCCTTATTGTCGGCTTTTGGGAACCGGCTATAAAAGCCTGCACGATCCACATTTAAAATCATACTATAGGCGAAAAGATATCCTGAGGAGATTAAAGAAAGATGGCTATGTCACCAGCAATAATAAGGTGGGTTGAAGTTTGCTTCCGGTTCACCAGCATAAACCCATGGTCTTGATAGAAGCTTGCTTCTGTGCTTCACTGGGAACCTGTGTCAACTTTTAATTGAGCAATAAAGAATACCTGACAGAAAACTCAGTGAATTACTCAGTATTTGAGTAAAGAGAAATCAGGTGGCTGCTTCTAAATAAAATTGTTCCCACttgatcatttttctttgataaaagcaaaagataaacACCAAATGATTTGAATATGTAaagacatatacatacacatttatgtaTGCATTTTCTCTCAGCTGTATTATTAGTGCCTTTCCTTTGGCTCTAAAAGTATTAATGGCACTGTATACCCATCAAGGGATATTTCCAATACCCTTTGAGAAGACTAGAGACAAAATGGAAACCTAACAGAATACAGCTTGATAGAATAAATTCTTCTGAAAGTTAAACATCATTATTATACtgacattttaataacatttattttgtgtgaaccatattattgaaataatattatttaggTAGACATTTCCTGGTGATACAGCCACTGTAGAGAGATACCGCCTTCTAAATTATTACCGAAATGTGCTATCACTACCCTTGATCCCAAAATTGTTACTAAAATGAATGTTCTTGTGACTCTTTTCTCTGGAAAGTTTCATGATTATTACAACtttctgtttatatatttgtttttataggtTGTTTGCACCTTGAAGGAATTGAATAAGTACAGGCAGTATCTCACCAGTTTGAAGTTAGACTTTGAAAGAAACTATGTCAGAGAACAAGTAAGTTAAATACTTGAATTTGTTTTATTTGAGGCCTGTAAGAAAGTCTCTATGTAGGTTGTGGAAGAAAGACTTAAATGCAGGTTAATTAACCATTTGTAAACTACAGGACGTTTACCAAGCCCGAAACAGAAGAAGTCATATCAAAGGACAAGGTTATTTCTGGCCAGTATAAAcactgtaattctttttttttccctcccagaaaatgattgaaaaacaagtaaataaattgtATAAAACCAAGAGAGCCTGTGACAGTTATGGCAATACACAGTTCCAAGATTGGCTgttacaagaaaataaacaaacaactccAGACCAAAAGCTGTTGATAAAGCAAAGGTATGACCAAAGTTAATGCATATTTCTGTGGACATATTGTGGACCCCAGAAAGCTGTAAAAGTACTAGAAATAATtgaaagcagaattttaaaagtattagacACAATTTAACTTCCTAGTCTTCAATGTGGACGGAAGAGAAAGGAGATTAAGAGAGAGCAGGGGTTGGAAACTTTGGTACCATAGCTAGGAAAGAGTTTCTACGTGAGAAAATGGAGTCATGAGGAAGCCAAGAGGTAAGACCAATGGATATTTGAAGAACAATGCCGAAGTACAGCTCCCTGAGCTTGGGAAACCCAAGTTCATAGTAGTAGAGGGAAAGGTGTGATTAGTACATTTCAAACTTAAGTTTAAGGAAATTACTGCAGGATGAAACAGAGAGAGTTGCTCTAACTTCATCTGATGCTAATATAAACAGGTGTTATCCCCCAACCAACCATGTATGTTCATTTAGCTGTTACTCACACACATTCAATCTTATCATTCAGCAGCTGAGCCCATGCCCTAGGAGGCAAAGGGATGAGTTATagttccttctctttttcctttatcaGGGGTGAGGGCCAGTTCCCCATCACCTAGCTCTTACAGTCCGCGGATTCATGTCATGATATGCCAGAATATATACTGATTCACCAAAGTGGCAGACTGGTAGTCTGCAGACCTGTCTATACGTGAGAGATTGTTCAAGGACTTGAGAATGACAGAGAGGCCAATAGccacttcttttttaaagaaaattcaaatatacTTGTTTTTTGAAGTCAGTCCTTAAGTTGACTTCAGCCGTCTTTGGAAACTCATGTTACAGAGCTCCTGAATTATGACTTATCTCTGTATAAGATGCTTTAAATCAGTCTGTTCTACATTTTGCCATTGTCCCAACCACAGTAACAGTCTGATGAGTACATCATGGTGAGTTGGTGGATCAGGCTAGCTTAAAGAACTCTACATTCCTatagtttaagaaataaaaagcaacccAGAAGGTGGTTTGAGATATCAGAGTAGATAATACTCATCATAAGGGAAACACCCAATTTATCTTCCCttaaattttcacttttacttagATATTTAGACATGATCAGCTTGGAATTAAACAAGCTTGAACACACGGCAGAAAATCAGAATGTACTCCggataaaggaagaagaaagacgaCATCGGGACCACATTAGAAGAAAACTTAGTCTCCAGAGACAAATTGAAGAGGTGAGAAACACCAAATTATAAATATTGATGGGGAAATTATGTGtgattgttttatttataaacatcttTAGCAGTCCCACCATATTACCTGAAGTTATCTCAGGTCTAAGAAATAAACCACTGcttaaaaaatcataattattttaaaataataaactgctATTAATCTTGTATCACCATTATAACAGACAAGCTTTTACCTAACATAGTGAGACTGATACCACAAATGACATATCCATCATAGTATAGACACACTTCATCTGCTCCTAAAGTTTTAGAATTTAACTCTAGTGAAAAATAATCATGTCTGTATTCTCCTCAACGCTCAGACAAGGCTATTTGTTCAGGCTCTCTGTCAGAATACATTTAAGGGCAACATATTACATATGCTAATTCCTCGAATCTATAAGAAAAAATCACCTTTCCAGCATCTTTTTAGATCTACCTTTGAAGCATAAGCCCATTCTAAAGCCAATGTAAGATTTTCATTATAGTTGTCCAAGTTCCTATAAGGGCCTTAAAATTTGACCTAATTTGCttattgaccaaaaaaaaaaaaagcaaaaaaaaaaaagattataaaagagAAGCCCTGCTGACTACCATGACATTGTGCTCCTTaggaatggaaaacaaaagaaatgttaCTTCTGTCAAAGATTGGAGAAGAAGTAAAGAGAGAAGCAAGGGTTGAAGAACAACGTAAAAAAGTTAAAGCAGATGCTTACCATAAGGTAGAGTGACCTTTGAACAATAACTTGAGCTGTTTTGAGGAAAGGGTTTTGCTAATTTTGATACTTTAAAGTGTGGATTTTCAGAAGTGACTTAAATTCACAAGGATAACTATTGATGGAAAGAGCCAGTCTGGTCTGAACCTGGACTTTAAGGGCTGGTCTAAAATGGGACCagtctccagaaagtaggcagtGAGTTCAGTTGGACCTAGTTATTAAAATACATCCTTCAAGCTGGACAGCAAAAGGAAACTTACCCTTATTACCTTCCTAGCTCTGTACTCTTTGTGACTTTAGAAATCTCAAGAATGAGGGCTTCCTTCAAATGTACATCATATTTGAAGTATCTGTTATGCATTTCCAGTGGCAAGttgatattaaattttaaacactgaatatgccttttttaatatttagaaaaaagcACTACTcgagaaaaaaatcacttatcaTTTACAAAAAATGCAAAGGAGTGACCTTCAGAGAGAAGGGTCAGAAGCAAGtgtatttcaaaacaaaagtCAAGATGAAACAGAAGGTGAGAGAGAAACAATAAAAGGCAAAGGTAAGTAGAATatgcttaaatatttattaattatcagTGGCTTTGTAAAAACCCCTCCATGTGCTAATATAGTGAGGTGACAAAGCCCTTGCAAAGAGAAATTCTAGAAGCTCACACTTACAGGCACTTCCCAGTTACAGGTC
Protein-coding sequences here:
- the LOC122435708 gene encoding fibrous sheath-interacting protein 2-like, encoding MDLYLNNSYKAAQAAASKAAASSLTAERERCDSLYQPSYDFNLSDPYCRLLGTGYKSLHDPHLKSYYRRKDILRRLKKDGYVTSNNKVVCTLKELNKYRQYLTSLKLDFERNYVREQKMIEKQVNKLYKTKRACDSYGNTQFQDWLLQENKQTTPDQKLLIKQRYLDMISLELNKLEHTAENQNVLRIKEEERRHRDHIRRKLSLQRQIEEEWKTKEMLLLSKIGEEVKREARVEEQRKKVKADAYHKKKALLEKKITYHLQKMQRSDLQREGSEASVFQNKSQDETEGERETIKGKAAYPKIKKMSVTVGHQTSHQGQKRPSQHLYSSLKTPERSTSLHSPHDIQSNTTEQKKDRETIRTSYSSNDGETTTLQSPDVSAKTPGVYRYSLQDTSKQQYLKKES